From one Lycium barbarum isolate Lr01 chromosome 6, ASM1917538v2, whole genome shotgun sequence genomic stretch:
- the LOC132643974 gene encoding small ribosomal subunit protein eS4-like has protein sequence MARGLKKLLKMLNARKRWMLDKLGRAFSPKRFSNLHNSRECLPLVIILRNRLEYVLIYREVISISTQRQVTVDRKVRTVKTYPAGFMDVSIPKTNENFRLLYDTKGRSYLYLFRDKETSVQTLQGSQ, from the exons ATGGCAAGAGGATTGAAAAAACTTTTGAAGATGCTCAATGCACGAAAGCGTTGGATGCTTGATAAACTTGGAAGGGCTTTTTCTCCCAAGCGTTTCTCTAATTTACATAACTCAAGGGAATGTTTGCCATTGGTTATTATCCTCAGGAACAGATTGGAATATGTTTTGATTTACCGTGAGGTTATCTCCATTTCGACTCAACGACAAGTTACGGTTGATAGGAAAGTTAGGACAGTTAAAACTTACCCTGCTGGTTTCATGGATGTTTCAATTCCAAAGACAAATGAGAACTTTCGACTTCTTTATGACACCAAGGGTCGTTCCTATCTCTATTTGTTCAGGGACAAGGAAACCAGTGTTCAAACTTTGCAAG GATCCCAGTAA